Below is a window of Impatiens glandulifera chromosome 2, dImpGla2.1, whole genome shotgun sequence DNA.
aattatttatcaaaataaatcatttgaTAAACCCTAAGATTTTTAACACTAAAAAAAAGTcctatttttaactatttaattgaATTGGGCTGTTTTGGGTTCAGCCCAGAAAATAATGCCCAACAAAAGATAAAGATTAAAGATCCAGTCTTTATTGAGTAATTGCGATTTAACGAAGGTGTAATGCAATCTCAGCCGTTGATTTGGCGGATGCGCAGAACAGTTTGTTCTTCATTGGCTGCAGTGACAATGTTATCAACTTCAACAACGATCTTCAAACCTAAATGTATCGCGCAGCCTGTTTTCGATAATCCTAGGAACCCTAATTTGCTCCTCCTCTCTCCTTTACTAATCGGCGGATTTCCTATCTCCTTTACCTGTCGGAACATCATGACTATCTCTAAATGTTTATCCTCGTCGTCTGCTACCTCTGCTGCGATCCCGAAGATGTTCGGAATAGAGGAGGATGGTTCAACCGCCGATTCCGACTCTCTGGTGGTTGTCTCCTTCTATAAGTTTGCCGATTTCCCTGACCATGCCGATTTGCGGAATCCATTGAAGGCCCTTTGTCAGCAGCTGGTAATTCTTTCCTATACTGGTTTCTTATTTCAAAAAGTCTTATACTTTGTTTGAAAATCAGTTAATGTAATATGATAGTTGTGGTTTGATGTGAGGATTATACATTGTTTGTTGGCCTTGTGTGTTCTTGCCTCACAAGGCTTCTGATCTTTTCAGCGTGTTTCAGGTGGTATAATTCTTGCATCAGAGGGAATAAATGGAAGTATATGTGGGACACTTGAATCTGTGGAGAAAGTTGTTGAATTTATTCAATCTGATGAACGCCTTAAAGGGCTAAGAATGGTGGAATCTCCTGTCAGCCCAGAAGATGAAGCTATCCATCATGGACACTCTAGTAGTTCTCCTCTTGCTGTTGGAGAAGATGTCCCCTTCCGATGGGACCATGTCAGGGTCAAACTAAAGAAGGAGGTATACATTATGTTTTTTTGGAAATCAAACTTCTTCAAAAGCATCCTCATGTTCTTCTATGGTGGAATTTGCTcacatatataaatttcaacAGATTGTTTCTCTTGGCATGCCTTTTGTATCGCCCACCGAAAGAGTTGGAAAGTATGTTAGCCCAAAGGACTGGAACACCTTGATTAGTGATCCTGATACGGTAAGATTTtcatttaattcttttaatctTGTTATATATAACAATGTAACTTTATAATTCCAGTTGACTAATACCTCACTGAGCTGTTATTTGTTTAGTCTTTTTGCACTTGCACTGTTTCAGATTCTATAACATCCTCATATTGACAAACATTCTAAATACTCAAAATGTTTTATTGCCTTCCAAATAAGTCATGTTTACTACCTGATATTTAAGAACATAAAATAAAGAACCGCTGTAGATGATGTCTAGGATTCTCTATCATAAAAGTTTATAACTGATTTATAAGATGGACATGCATATTGAGAAACTTGTATTTCGTCACGATCACTATcacaattttattgaaaaatcgcCAAAAGTTCAAATTGAaacttgtattattattattattatctaaatcatgtttgaatttatattgtaatttttgttaatttggCATAAggatttttcatatttatctgATCATGATCagattatttgttaatttgacTGTGGCTTGTgacaaatttaacaaatatagaTTTTTCCAATCACAATCAATCATTTTGTGTTCATTATCACCGTGCATGAGATGTTTAGCTTAAAACTTTGATCTGAGAGGCTTGACCGATGTGCAGGTGGTGATTGACGTGCGTAATAATTATGAAACCAGAATCGGGAAGTTCAAAGGAGCAGTTGACCCATGTACAAAAGCATTTAGGGAGTTCCCATCTTGGGTCAAAGATCAGTTCCAAGATGCTAAGCCAGATGGTGATGAGGAGGAAGGAATCCAAAAGAATAAGAGCCCTGTGGAAAATGGACAGAAAAGAGTTGCGATGTATTGCACTGGTGGGATTCGATGTGAGAAAGCTTCAAGTTATCTCCTAAGCCAGGGTTTCAAAGAGGTAAATAGATATATTGTGGGAATATGGTGCAAATCAAAGCGCCTATATTTTGTCTTGTTGGTGTTGGATATCATTATTTGTTGATATTTTCCAGGTTTATCACCTGGAAGGTGGTATTCTAAAGTATCTAGAAGAAATGCCAAAGACAGAAAGCCTCTGGGAAGGGGAATGCTTTGTGTTCGACAAACGAGTATCAGTTGATCATGGTTTGATGGAAGGGACTTTCAAGCTTTGCTACGGATGCAAGCAGCCAGTAAGTGATGCGGACATGGAATCTCCACTATTTGAGTATGGTGTTAGTTGTCCTTACTGTTACGCAACGAAAtcagaagaagagaaagagagggCTAGAGCCAGACAAAGGCAGTTTGAGACTTGGGGTGTTATTGGTGGTCCAGATAAGGGTCGTCGACCCTCGAAACCCACTGCTGACAACAATACTATTGCTTCTCCCAATCTGTGATTGCTTCAAGTTGCTATATATGCTGTTGTATCCTTTAGGCTAAATTACATTTTCTTCCAACATTTTTTTGAAGAGTTGTTCTTTCTTGTTcttgctatatatatattttggtaatGTTTTTTTACCCatgaaaaaacatattattaaccaTATCTGCAACTGAAATGAACTGACAACTTACAACAAAGAACAACAACATAGCTTGTAAGAAcatgaataataaatatgatattgatTCCAAAATTTACATCTTTGTTGAAAAGGATACAAAACTAACCTCTAATGAAAAACTTTTTGGAAAATGATTCTTTTCCAAAACTCATCTTTGTGtgagtttttaatttgaaataattgtgtataGATGTTGTAAtgcttataaaaaaaatataattatattttttaattaaaataaaataacatgaagccacatatatttaacaaataaagttaattatattttttaattaaaataaaataacatgaagccacatatatttaacaaataaagttaattatattttttaattaaaataaaataacatgaagCCAAGAGAGGATGAGTCCGTGATTGTATTTGTGTTCCCGCACCGTTCAATTATTTCCGtaacactaataaatataattatcaaaatatttatttattctttatattttataaaaaaataaatttatttttataataatataaaattttaatatattaccaaatatatataatattaaaatatttatttatataaatttatgaaaaactattttattttttatttttagaaaatatgacATTTTCCGTCTCAATCCGTAATATTATCCTCCCTAATTATGGGAGATTGAGTGACGATgatattaagtattattttagtCCATcgttcattaatttttatttttttttgttaattatatgaTCATTATTGCATAAAGATTTCTTATATTTGTAAACAAATGATGTGATTTAAAGTGGTGTAGAAAAATTGAAAATCTATAACATATAACCTGcaagtattttattattctacTCAAGGTATTGTATGCactaaataaattagtttagaATTTGAGGGTTCTTTTGCTTTCATTTTAAGGTTGAACTTGCTCATGTTAACTAACATGATTATATAATGATCTAGATATGTAAATCATAACTTTATTGAAATTAAAGTGAATTCTGATGTAATTTGAGATATTCTAGTGGACTAATGTGTATAAAGCATAAGATTGACTTTTTGGAAAGCAACGATGTGAAAGGCATATTAATGTGACATCGAATTAATGTAGTTTGTACGGAGTTAGCATTGGCAAGATGGTGCGATACTTTTGAATGTTGTTTGCGGAGATTTTGATAGTATGGAGTGGATGCTCAATCAATAATGTACGAGGGAAGAcgtacacattttttttatagttagtACAGCGCCAATATAGAATGATGTGACCATCCATGTGAAACATGACCATGTTTGCAAACTGTAATTCTAAAGTAAATCCATAATCGAGATTTGGGAGAGAAAATAAAGTAAGATTAGGCTATCAACATGATATCCTTGTGTCAAGGATATCTAATCTAATGTGTTGAGGATATCTAATCTAATGTGAGGAATAATTTAAAGAGGTAATAACATCTATATCTgagattatttaataatgaaacACCTGAAGCCTTTTTATGTACTATCAATTAAAGacataattcattttatcaCAATTAAATTGATGTCACAAATTAAATGTTGTTTTGAAA
It encodes the following:
- the LOC124925926 gene encoding rhodanese-like domain-containing protein 7; this translates as MQSQPLIWRMRRTVCSSLAAVTMLSTSTTIFKPKCIAQPVFDNPRNPNLLLLSPLLIGGFPISFTCRNIMTISKCLSSSSATSAAIPKMFGIEEDGSTADSDSLVVVSFYKFADFPDHADLRNPLKALCQQLRVSGGIILASEGINGSICGTLESVEKVVEFIQSDERLKGLRMVESPVSPEDEAIHHGHSSSSPLAVGEDVPFRWDHVRVKLKKEIVSLGMPFVSPTERVGKYVSPKDWNTLISDPDTVVIDVRNNYETRIGKFKGAVDPCTKAFREFPSWVKDQFQDAKPDGDEEEGIQKNKSPVENGQKRVAMYCTGGIRCEKASSYLLSQGFKEVYHLEGGILKYLEEMPKTESLWEGECFVFDKRVSVDHGLMEGTFKLCYGCKQPVSDADMESPLFEYGVSCPYCYATKSEEEKERARARQRQFETWGVIGGPDKGRRPSKPTADNNTIASPNL